The Buttiauxella selenatireducens genome has a window encoding:
- a CDS encoding type IV secretion protein Rhs produces MDDSKEGGLRRLTSGEIELAKTVFGTTIEYGSVWIHKESYLPFNLQGELFAMTPNGEIYLRTTLYRDDFSQTVDDMQHLFIHEMVHVWQRTKGMNVIMRGLASLLVSYRYILDGRLLSEYPMEQQAQVIADNFILQKFGYKTWTLLREKKNPDVTLDGDTSESVIREQYKNSLRGFPW; encoded by the coding sequence ATGGATGATAGTAAAGAAGGCGGCCTGAGGCGACTGACATCGGGTGAGATTGAGCTCGCAAAAACGGTATTTGGAACCACCATTGAGTACGGCTCAGTCTGGATCCATAAAGAAAGCTACCTGCCATTTAACTTACAGGGTGAGCTGTTTGCCATGACACCCAATGGTGAAATTTATCTCCGTACCACACTGTACCGTGATGACTTTTCTCAAACGGTGGATGATATGCAACATCTCTTTATTCACGAAATGGTTCATGTCTGGCAACGAACGAAAGGGATGAACGTTATTATGAGAGGGCTGGCCAGCTTGTTGGTCAGTTATCGGTATATACTTGATGGCCGCTTGCTAAGTGAATATCCCATGGAACAGCAGGCACAAGTTATTGCGGATAATTTTATTTTGCAGAAATTTGGTTACAAGACATGGACTTTACTACGAGAAAAAAAGAACCCCGATGTCACTCTTGACGGCGATACTTCAGAATCAGTAATCCGTGAACAATACAAAAATTCACTCAGAGGATTTCCGTGGTGA
- the tssH gene encoding type VI secretion system ATPase TssH — MEHQSAVLLRRLNPYCAKALEAAATLCQTRAHAEITIEHWLLKLLELGEGDITVLARRYEWDMDSLWQSLLEHLDALPRSVSTRPQLATDLEALMKGAWLAASLQDDNQTIRSVHLLEALIAKPKLLRCEGLWPLFSLSETQINRLKPLLDAQSDERPELQQQESLSQSPSTLTDAPREASVSGNTLSEALQAALDKFTLDVTAKAKAGSIDPVFGRDNEIRQMVDILSRRRKNNPILVGEPGVGKTALVEGLALRIAEGNVPDSLKAVSLRTLDLGLLQAGAGVKGEFEQRLKNVIDAVQNSPTPVLLFIDEAHTIIGAGNQAGGADAANLLKPALARGELRTIAATTWSEYKQYFERDAALERRFQIVKVDEPDDEMACLMLRGLKSRYARHHGVHITDEAVKAAVSLSRRYITGRQLPDKAVDLLDTASARVRMSLDTLPEALTQLKAQISALEMEEQALLEDIALGSLTHGERIEQIEQQCATLEEQLAALETQYHAEKTLTQQLLDVRQDISRQEEINSLQQQLSDLQHNNPLLSLDVDVRTVANVIADWTGVPLTSLLKDEQTDLLMLENHLATRVVGQDHALVGMAQRLRAAKTGLTSENGPLGVFLLVGPSGVGKTETALALADSLFGGEKSLITINLSEYQEAHTVSQLKGSPPGYVGYGQGGILTEAVRKRPYSVVLLDEVEKAHRDVINLFYQVFDRGFMRDGEGREIDFRNTVILMTANLGSDHIMQMLDEQPEATDGDLQELLRPILRDHFQPALLARFQTLIYRPLNATALRTIVEMKLAQVAKRLNRHYGLQTTIEESLYDTLVAACLLPDTGARNIDSLLNQQILPVLSQQLLQRKAGQQKTTSLALGWDEEDGIVLEFGDH, encoded by the coding sequence ATGGAACACCAGTCCGCTGTACTACTACGTCGTCTTAACCCGTACTGCGCAAAAGCGCTGGAAGCCGCTGCCACGCTGTGTCAGACCCGTGCGCATGCTGAAATCACCATCGAGCACTGGCTGTTAAAACTCCTTGAACTGGGTGAGGGCGACATCACCGTACTGGCCCGCCGCTACGAATGGGACATGGACAGCCTGTGGCAAAGCCTGCTGGAGCACCTCGATGCGCTCCCACGTTCCGTGTCGACTCGTCCGCAACTGGCGACTGACCTTGAAGCGCTGATGAAAGGCGCGTGGCTGGCGGCGTCATTGCAGGATGACAACCAGACCATCCGTAGCGTGCACCTGCTCGAAGCGCTGATTGCCAAACCGAAACTGCTGCGTTGCGAAGGGTTATGGCCACTGTTCTCTTTAAGCGAAACGCAGATTAACCGCCTGAAACCGCTACTGGATGCGCAGTCGGATGAGCGCCCGGAACTGCAACAGCAGGAAAGCCTGAGCCAGTCGCCGTCGACACTGACTGATGCGCCACGTGAAGCCAGCGTTTCCGGCAACACCCTGAGCGAAGCCTTACAGGCGGCACTCGACAAATTCACCCTCGACGTCACCGCCAAAGCGAAAGCGGGCAGCATTGACCCGGTATTTGGTCGCGACAATGAAATCCGCCAGATGGTGGATATTCTTTCAAGACGTCGCAAGAACAACCCGATTCTGGTGGGCGAACCGGGTGTGGGGAAAACCGCACTGGTGGAAGGTTTAGCGCTACGTATTGCCGAAGGTAACGTGCCGGACAGCCTGAAAGCCGTCAGTCTGCGCACACTCGACCTCGGCCTGTTACAGGCAGGCGCGGGCGTCAAAGGCGAGTTTGAACAGCGCCTGAAAAACGTCATCGACGCGGTACAGAACTCCCCGACGCCCGTATTACTGTTTATCGACGAAGCGCATACCATCATCGGTGCAGGCAACCAGGCGGGTGGCGCGGATGCTGCCAACCTGCTGAAACCCGCGCTGGCCCGTGGCGAACTGCGCACCATCGCCGCGACAACGTGGTCGGAATATAAACAGTACTTCGAACGCGATGCTGCGCTTGAACGTCGCTTCCAGATTGTGAAAGTCGACGAACCGGACGACGAAATGGCCTGCCTGATGCTGCGCGGCCTGAAATCCCGCTACGCCCGGCACCACGGCGTACACATCACCGATGAAGCGGTGAAAGCGGCGGTCAGCCTGTCACGCCGCTACATCACCGGCCGCCAGTTGCCGGACAAAGCAGTCGATCTGCTCGACACGGCCTCTGCTCGCGTGCGCATGAGCCTCGACACCCTGCCGGAAGCGCTGACACAGCTGAAAGCGCAAATCAGTGCGCTGGAAATGGAAGAACAGGCGTTGCTGGAAGATATTGCACTCGGCAGCCTTACCCACGGCGAACGTATTGAGCAGATTGAACAGCAGTGCGCCACGCTGGAAGAACAGCTCGCCGCCCTGGAAACCCAGTACCACGCCGAGAAAACGCTGACGCAACAACTGCTGGACGTGCGTCAGGACATCAGCCGTCAGGAAGAAATCAACAGCCTGCAACAACAACTCAGCGACCTGCAACACAACAATCCGCTGCTCTCACTCGATGTGGACGTGCGCACCGTCGCCAACGTGATTGCAGACTGGACCGGCGTGCCGCTGACCAGTCTGCTGAAGGATGAACAGACTGACCTGCTGATGCTGGAAAACCATCTTGCCACCCGCGTCGTGGGCCAGGACCACGCGCTGGTCGGCATGGCCCAGCGCCTGCGTGCCGCCAAAACGGGTCTTACATCAGAAAATGGCCCGCTGGGTGTGTTCCTGTTGGTTGGCCCGAGCGGCGTGGGTAAAACAGAAACCGCGCTGGCACTGGCCGACAGCCTGTTCGGCGGCGAAAAATCCCTCATCACCATTAACCTGTCCGAATACCAGGAAGCGCACACCGTTTCCCAGCTCAAGGGGTCCCCTCCGGGCTACGTCGGTTACGGCCAGGGCGGGATTCTGACCGAAGCGGTACGTAAACGCCCGTACAGCGTGGTGCTGCTCGATGAAGTGGAAAAAGCCCACCGCGACGTGATTAACCTGTTCTACCAGGTGTTCGACCGTGGCTTTATGCGCGACGGCGAAGGACGTGAAATCGACTTCCGTAACACCGTCATTCTGATGACCGCTAACCTCGGCTCCGACCACATTATGCAGATGCTGGATGAGCAACCGGAAGCCACCGACGGGGATTTGCAGGAACTGCTGCGCCCGATTTTGCGTGACCACTTCCAGCCCGCGCTGCTGGCCCGCTTCCAGACGCTGATTTATCGTCCGCTGAACGCCACCGCGCTGCGCACCATCGTGGAGATGAAACTGGCGCAGGTGGCAAAACGCCTGAACCGCCACTACGGCCTGCAGACCACCATCGAAGAGAGTCTCTACGACACGCTGGTTGCCGCCTGCCTGCTGCCGGACACCGGCGCGCGCAACATCGACAGCCTGCTTAACCAGCAGATTTTACCGGTGCTGAGCCAGCAGTTATTGCAGCGTAAAGCCGGGCAGCAAAAGACGACCTCACTGGCGCTGGGCTGGGATGAAGAGGACGGGATTGTGCTGGAGTTTGGCGATCACTGA
- a CDS encoding Hcp family type VI secretion system effector, with amino-acid sequence MAIPVYLWLKDDGGADIKGSVDVKDREGSIEVVAQEHNLYIPTDNNTGKLTGTRIHTPFLFTKEIDSSSPYLYKAVTTGQTLKSAEFKWYKINDAGQEVEYFNTKLENVKLVKVAPEMYDIKDPAKEKHNHLERIELRYEKITWTYKDGNIIHSDSWNERTTA; translated from the coding sequence ATGGCAATTCCTGTTTATCTGTGGCTGAAAGACGACGGCGGTGCGGACATTAAAGGTTCTGTAGACGTTAAAGACCGCGAAGGCAGCATCGAAGTGGTGGCGCAGGAGCACAACCTTTATATCCCTACCGACAACAACACCGGCAAGCTGACAGGCACCCGTATCCACACCCCGTTCCTGTTCACCAAGGAAATCGACTCCTCCAGCCCGTATCTGTACAAAGCGGTGACCACCGGTCAGACCCTGAAATCCGCTGAATTCAAGTGGTACAAAATCAACGACGCGGGCCAGGAAGTTGAATATTTCAACACCAAACTGGAAAACGTGAAGCTGGTGAAAGTGGCACCAGAAATGTACGACATCAAAGATCCGGCAAAAGAGAAACACAACCACCTCGAGCGCATTGAACTGCGCTACGAAAAAATCACCTGGACTTACAAAGACGGCAACATCATTCATTCCGATTCATGGAACGAACGTACCACTGCCTAA
- a CDS encoding OmpA family protein: MRGITQLILLLLGAFLALWLIIGFWPLGIASRVTLSIMVLLVCGAVGYFHWRRDSRNKIAHAHIEDANLPPEDFQGAVVLVCGDSAPLFSGGTLFRETRQGWYLPVALPEQLPLLAQHLAAERPALVAQISVLLAVIPEQHQDKDDFTQKLRAWHRAIVQCKSGLSGIPPVWISTWISPPRQSDAQVERWYTVTPGLTGIQVRETGAGVMPLTEWGRELNAGNDLERLSSVFWMESLLTWCDTHIRDVISKRQGDLPALTPCVWGSCFTPVTGSRDNLWQAHVAGITTLQPTLIRTQECLPLPDVLLPYLPRRRGVSRLMQTWQLAGLICGLFLLFAMLASFINNQRLIQSVGDHLALYNRLTGTPPAPKVQAQQQLRSDADLLDGWLRSGAPMRLSLGLYQGMRLIAPLQSAINSWSPPPPPPPVIKKIIQGPKTIRLDSLSLFDTGKYLLKNGSTKVLINALVGIKAKPGWLIVVAGHTDDTGDDKSNQILSLKRAESVRDWMRDTGDVPESCFAVQGYGESRPLKSNDTEVGRAANRRVEISLVPQANACRLPGAKMASPDPTEDGDAPTEEMEN, encoded by the coding sequence ATGCGCGGAATTACACAGTTAATACTGCTGCTCCTTGGGGCTTTCCTGGCGCTGTGGCTGATTATCGGCTTCTGGCCGTTGGGCATTGCCAGCCGTGTGACGCTCAGCATCATGGTGCTGCTGGTTTGCGGAGCGGTGGGGTATTTTCACTGGCGTCGTGACAGTCGCAACAAAATCGCCCATGCGCACATTGAGGATGCGAACCTGCCGCCGGAGGACTTTCAGGGTGCTGTGGTGCTGGTCTGTGGCGACAGTGCACCGTTGTTTTCCGGTGGCACGCTGTTCCGTGAAACCCGTCAGGGCTGGTATCTGCCCGTTGCGTTGCCGGAGCAGCTTCCACTGCTGGCGCAGCATCTGGCCGCTGAACGCCCGGCACTGGTGGCACAGATTTCCGTGCTGCTGGCGGTCATCCCGGAACAGCATCAGGACAAGGACGATTTCACCCAGAAACTGCGCGCCTGGCATCGCGCCATCGTGCAGTGTAAAAGCGGGCTGTCGGGTATTCCTCCGGTCTGGATAAGCACCTGGATTTCACCGCCGCGGCAATCCGATGCGCAGGTTGAGCGCTGGTATACGGTCACGCCAGGCCTTACGGGCATCCAGGTGCGTGAAACCGGCGCGGGCGTGATGCCGCTGACGGAATGGGGTCGCGAACTGAATGCCGGCAACGATCTCGAGCGGCTGAGCAGTGTGTTCTGGATGGAGAGCCTGCTGACCTGGTGTGATACCCATATTCGCGACGTCATCAGCAAGCGGCAGGGCGATTTACCTGCTCTGACGCCGTGCGTCTGGGGGAGTTGTTTTACTCCCGTCACGGGCAGTCGCGATAACCTCTGGCAGGCCCATGTCGCGGGTATCACTACGCTGCAACCAACCCTTATTCGTACCCAGGAATGTCTGCCATTACCGGATGTGTTGCTGCCGTATCTGCCCCGTCGTCGTGGTGTATCGCGTCTGATGCAAACCTGGCAATTGGCAGGACTGATATGTGGTCTGTTCTTGCTGTTTGCCATGCTGGCGTCGTTCATCAATAACCAACGCCTGATTCAAAGCGTGGGTGACCACCTCGCACTCTATAACCGTCTGACGGGCACACCTCCGGCGCCTAAAGTCCAGGCGCAACAACAACTGCGCAGTGATGCAGATTTACTGGACGGCTGGCTACGTAGCGGCGCGCCGATGCGCCTGTCGCTCGGCTTGTATCAGGGGATGCGTCTGATTGCACCGCTGCAAAGTGCCATCAACAGCTGGTCGCCACCCCCTCCGCCACCACCGGTCATCAAAAAAATTATCCAGGGACCGAAAACCATCCGCCTGGACAGCCTGTCGCTGTTCGATACCGGCAAATATCTGCTGAAAAACGGCTCCACCAAGGTGTTGATTAATGCGCTGGTCGGCATTAAGGCCAAACCAGGCTGGTTGATTGTAGTGGCAGGGCATACCGACGATACGGGTGACGATAAATCCAATCAGATTCTGTCGCTCAAACGTGCGGAATCGGTGCGGGACTGGATGCGCGATACGGGTGATGTGCCGGAAAGCTGCTTTGCCGTACAGGGCTATGGCGAAAGCCGCCCATTGAAATCCAATGACACGGAAGTGGGCCGCGCGGCCAACCGTCGTGTCGAAATCAGTCTGGTACCGCAGGCAAATGCTTGCCGGCTACCGGGCGCAAAAATGGCCTCACCGGATCCAACGGAAGATGGTGATGCCCCAACTGAAGAAATGGAGAACTAA
- the tssL gene encoding type VI secretion system protein TssL, short form has translation MSKINPSLIDEIFYPCWLMVSQLRNGQEITDGEALYRQACGWMDRAREALTRAGFSEASCDHMLYTQCALLDESVMNRQKPDSGYSKWLKDPLQARYFNTLNAGEELWERIRTVLQEPAPDTAVLTCFYRALTLGFVGRYREQGDERREDVVRKLSQLVTPFTQTLETPVVSRSSRLRAGRKTYWFSWVLGAAILVALWFLLSTMLANMVSHLTGTH, from the coding sequence ATGAGCAAAATAAATCCTTCACTGATTGATGAAATCTTTTATCCCTGCTGGCTGATGGTCAGCCAGTTGCGTAATGGTCAGGAAATTACCGACGGGGAGGCGCTGTATCGCCAGGCCTGTGGCTGGATGGACCGCGCGCGTGAAGCATTAACGCGGGCCGGATTCAGCGAGGCGAGCTGCGACCACATGCTTTACACCCAGTGTGCGCTGCTGGATGAAAGCGTGATGAACCGCCAGAAGCCTGATAGCGGCTACAGTAAATGGCTCAAAGACCCACTGCAGGCGCGTTACTTCAACACGCTAAACGCTGGCGAGGAGTTGTGGGAGCGTATTCGTACCGTGTTGCAGGAGCCTGCACCGGATACTGCGGTGCTGACCTGTTTTTACCGGGCGCTGACGCTGGGCTTTGTCGGTCGTTATCGTGAACAGGGGGATGAGCGTCGCGAAGATGTGGTTCGCAAGCTCAGTCAACTGGTTACTCCGTTCACCCAGACCCTGGAGACACCGGTGGTTTCGCGTTCTTCACGGCTGCGCGCCGGGCGTAAAACGTACTGGTTTTCCTGGGTGCTGGGTGCTGCCATCCTGGTTGCGCTGTGGTTTTTGCTATCGACCATGCTTGCAAATATGGTGTCACACCTGACAGGGACGCACTGA
- the tssK gene encoding type VI secretion system baseplate subunit TssK has protein sequence MKIYRPLWTDGAFLAPQQFQQQARWDAYMADGVAHMVLANPWGVIDAAFDNGSLALSRLNALRLIVRFQDGTQIDTELADNLPPACDLSTVTDRESVDIVLALPLLSANGGNLDDGQDSERPRRWQQQWHTVQELAGHERTELAVMHHAITLRFAHQENAAYLTCPVVRLTRSAQGQWMQDANFIPPMLSLAASPLVLSELGDLLHRLQARRRRLMAMRRESNERMADFAVADVSLFWLLNALNSIEPVLTELIQAPSRHPELFYRELVRLAGSLLTFSLEHKAEDIPLYQHDAPEQVFPPLFTLLDKLLEASLPSRMVAIDLKRDGQFWTGSLHDARLREGADFYLSVRSSLPNHLLQTQFPVLCKAGSFEAVSDVVNVALSGVAMKPLSHVPAAIPLRLENQYFSLDLNSPDAKAMLEAGNCAFYTPGTLGEVKLELFAVLRS, from the coding sequence TGGGATGCCTATATGGCAGACGGCGTGGCCCATATGGTGCTGGCGAATCCGTGGGGTGTTATTGATGCCGCTTTTGACAACGGGTCGTTGGCGCTTTCACGTCTCAATGCCCTGCGTCTGATTGTCCGCTTCCAGGACGGTACACAGATTGATACTGAACTGGCGGATAACCTGCCGCCCGCCTGCGACCTGTCCACAGTCACCGACCGTGAAAGCGTGGATATCGTGCTGGCACTGCCACTGTTATCCGCCAACGGCGGCAATCTCGACGATGGGCAGGACAGTGAACGTCCGCGCCGCTGGCAGCAGCAATGGCACACGGTGCAGGAGCTGGCCGGGCATGAACGTACAGAACTGGCGGTGATGCACCACGCCATCACTCTGCGGTTTGCCCATCAGGAAAACGCGGCATATCTGACCTGTCCGGTGGTGCGTCTGACACGCAGCGCCCAGGGCCAGTGGATGCAGGATGCGAACTTCATTCCGCCCATGCTTTCACTTGCCGCCAGCCCGTTGGTGCTCAGTGAACTCGGCGATCTGCTGCACCGCCTGCAGGCGCGCCGTCGTCGCCTGATGGCGATGCGCCGGGAAAGCAACGAGCGCATGGCGGATTTTGCCGTCGCCGATGTGTCGCTGTTCTGGCTGCTCAATGCCCTGAACAGCATCGAGCCGGTACTGACCGAACTGATCCAGGCCCCGTCGCGCCATCCGGAACTGTTCTACCGGGAGCTGGTCCGTCTGGCGGGCAGCCTGCTGACCTTCTCACTGGAGCATAAAGCGGAAGATATCCCGCTGTATCAACATGACGCGCCGGAACAGGTCTTCCCGCCGCTGTTTACCTTGCTGGACAAACTGCTCGAAGCGAGCCTGCCGTCACGCATGGTGGCGATTGACCTCAAACGGGATGGTCAGTTCTGGACCGGCTCACTGCACGATGCTCGCCTGCGTGAAGGGGCGGACTTCTATCTCTCGGTCCGTTCGTCATTGCCAAATCACTTGCTGCAGACCCAGTTCCCGGTGCTGTGCAAGGCGGGCAGCTTCGAGGCGGTATCCGATGTGGTGAACGTCGCGCTCAGTGGTGTGGCGATGAAACCACTGTCTCACGTGCCTGCGGCGATCCCACTGCGACTTGAGAACCAGTACTTCTCCCTTGACCTCAACAGCCCGGATGCGAAGGCGATGCTGGAGGCGGGTAACTGTGCCTTCTATACGCCGGGCACGCTCGGTGAGGTGAAACTCGAACTGTTTGCGGTGCTGCGCTCATGA